In the genome of Myxococcus stipitatus, one region contains:
- a CDS encoding NADH-quinone oxidoreductase subunit M, translating to MSFFDTHLLNLVVFLPLVFAALVLLLPAGESGQIRTVTFIGMVIDMLVGVWAYLRFETGGPEFQMEYRVHWFKEFGLSYHLGVDGLAVSLLLLTVFLGPLVVLASTTYISHRIKEFHLALLVLQTTMLGALVSLDVLLFYIFFEAMLIPMYLLVGVWGAEDRQMAAVKFFLYTLVGSLLMLVALIAVYFIALPPGARSFDYASIYNGLLDANRQLSACKAGPAGACDSLTGMAATLYTWGPWLFAAFALAFAIKVPMWPVHTWLPDAHVQAPVAGSMILAGVMLKMGTFGFWRYAIPLFPVAAQQARPFLATLSVIGIVYGALMCLAQRDIKKLIAYSSVSHLGYCMLGMLAVTAEGATGSAYQMLNHGISTGALFLLFGFLYERRHSRLMADFGGIAKVMPVFTVAFIIVTFSSVAVPGTNGFIGEFLVLLGTFKSDLGAAAGNPHLTTVFGAFATLGVILGAAYMLWMVQKVFFGSLTHRENQHLSDMNLREMLTVLPFIILVGVMGLMPQPFLDRIEPSTDRFIARARVGTPGATHQLEQLRVEVMSLPTDPTVALPAAPTPLAARVVPSTRPSAD from the coding sequence ATGAGCTTCTTCGACACCCACCTGCTCAACCTCGTCGTCTTCCTGCCGCTGGTCTTCGCGGCGCTGGTGCTCCTGCTGCCCGCGGGAGAGTCCGGACAGATTCGCACCGTCACGTTCATCGGCATGGTCATCGACATGCTCGTGGGCGTGTGGGCGTACCTCCGCTTCGAGACCGGCGGCCCCGAGTTCCAGATGGAATACCGGGTGCACTGGTTCAAGGAGTTCGGGCTGAGCTACCACCTGGGCGTGGATGGCCTGGCCGTGAGCCTGCTCCTGCTCACCGTGTTCCTGGGCCCCCTGGTGGTGCTGGCCTCCACCACGTACATCAGCCACCGCATCAAGGAGTTCCACCTGGCGCTGCTGGTGCTCCAGACGACGATGCTGGGCGCGCTGGTGTCGCTGGACGTGCTGCTCTTCTACATCTTCTTCGAGGCCATGCTCATCCCCATGTACCTCCTGGTGGGTGTGTGGGGCGCCGAGGACCGCCAGATGGCGGCGGTGAAGTTCTTCCTCTACACGCTGGTCGGCTCGCTGCTGATGCTGGTGGCGCTCATCGCGGTGTACTTCATCGCGCTGCCCCCGGGCGCTCGCTCGTTCGACTACGCGAGCATCTACAACGGCCTGCTGGACGCGAACCGTCAGCTCTCCGCGTGCAAGGCGGGCCCCGCGGGTGCGTGTGACTCGCTCACGGGCATGGCCGCGACGCTGTACACCTGGGGCCCGTGGCTGTTCGCCGCCTTCGCGCTGGCGTTCGCCATCAAGGTTCCGATGTGGCCGGTGCACACCTGGTTGCCGGACGCGCACGTGCAGGCGCCGGTGGCCGGCTCCATGATTCTGGCCGGCGTGATGCTGAAGATGGGTACCTTCGGCTTCTGGCGCTACGCGATTCCGCTCTTCCCGGTGGCCGCGCAGCAGGCGCGCCCGTTCCTGGCGACGCTGTCCGTGATTGGCATCGTCTACGGTGCGCTGATGTGCCTGGCGCAGCGGGACATCAAGAAGCTGATTGCCTACTCGTCCGTGAGCCACCTGGGCTACTGCATGCTGGGCATGCTGGCCGTGACGGCCGAGGGCGCGACGGGCAGCGCGTACCAGATGCTCAACCACGGCATCTCGACGGGCGCGCTGTTCCTCCTGTTCGGCTTCCTCTACGAGCGCCGGCACTCGCGGCTCATGGCGGACTTCGGCGGCATCGCGAAGGTGATGCCGGTGTTCACCGTGGCCTTCATCATCGTCACCTTCTCCTCGGTGGCGGTGCCGGGCACCAACGGCTTCATCGGTGAGTTCCTGGTGCTGCTGGGCACCTTCAAGAGCGACCTGGGCGCGGCCGCGGGCAACCCGCACCTGACGACGGTGTTCGGCGCGTTCGCCACGCTGGGCGTCATCCTGGGCGCGGCCTACATGCTGTGGATGGTGCAGAAGGTGTTCTTCGGCAGCCTCACGCACCGGGAGAACCAGCACCTGAGCGACATGAACCTGCGCGAGATGCTCACGGTGCTGCCCTTCATCATCCTCGTGGGGGTGATGGGCCTGATGCCGCAGCCGTTCCTGGACCGCATCGAGCCGTCCACCGACCGCTTCATCGCCCGCGCCCGCGTGGGCACCCCCGGCGCCACCCACCAGCTGGAGCAGCTGCGCGTGGAGGTGATGTCCCTGCCCACCGACCCCACGGTGGCGTTGCCGGCAGCCCCTACCCCGCTCGCCGCCCGGGTTGTTCCTTCGACTCGGCCGTCCGCCGACTGA
- the nuoL gene encoding NADH-quinone oxidoreductase subunit L, which produces MTSLSEFLQVAPVAPDVLAPSLWLIIALPLLGAFICGVFGKMLGRANVHLIACSTVGGAFVLSVLTFWATSSMDLESRRLLSFFVNPFGQDRDYVRYALAYDYGTWFSAGDFRVNFGLMVDHLSGILLLVITGVGFLIHLYSTSYMEHDPAYARFFAYLNLFVAAMLVLVMADNLVLLFVGWEGVGMASYLLIGFWYEDPAKAWAGRKAFVTNRIGDFAFLIATFLMVLTVGAFTRQADERDFTSVGTSSERYASALSDKGPVTFLGLQKMAEALPDGGPGQVNLSTVINAGPLEGYTFGGVMTAALLLFLLGAAGKSAQLPLYVWLPDAMAGPTPVSALIHAATMVTAGVYLFSRMSALLVLSPTAMATVAIIGALTSLLAALIAFAQDDIKKVLAYSTVSQLGIMFMGVGMGIFWAAVLHLVTHAFFKACLFLGAGSVMHGNGDETDIKKLGGLRREMKWTWGTFFVATLAITGIVPLSGFFSKDAIFHGVHHNHLAGLPWVSSVVYYLGLLIAACTAFYMTRVYLLTFEGPRSKEARVAHAHESAWQMTLPLVVLAILSVVSSIYAWPLLKASSDGRPQPVFENFLSPVFSAMNRVVATGKTVELDTSVPAMGDYVFAWLVAVSGGALAGFLYLKFFPSRAGQPVPAFARAVRRAAQNKFYVDELYELVIIRPVKFTAFILFRVVDALLIDTVAVRGTAWVTARVGSALRYVQSGDAQAYAAVMALALVGGVAYALIQVLQ; this is translated from the coding sequence CCGTCGCTCTGGCTCATCATCGCCCTGCCGCTCTTGGGCGCGTTCATCTGCGGCGTGTTCGGCAAGATGCTGGGCCGCGCCAACGTGCACCTCATCGCCTGCTCCACCGTGGGCGGTGCGTTCGTGCTGAGCGTGCTGACCTTCTGGGCCACCAGCAGCATGGACCTGGAGAGCCGCCGGCTCTTGTCCTTCTTCGTCAACCCGTTCGGCCAGGACCGGGACTACGTGCGCTACGCGCTCGCGTACGACTACGGCACCTGGTTCTCCGCGGGCGACTTCCGGGTGAACTTCGGGCTGATGGTGGACCATCTGTCCGGAATCCTGCTGCTGGTCATCACCGGCGTGGGCTTCCTCATCCACCTGTACTCCACCAGCTACATGGAGCACGACCCGGCCTACGCGCGGTTCTTCGCGTACCTGAACCTGTTCGTCGCGGCGATGCTTGTGCTGGTGATGGCCGACAACCTGGTCCTGCTCTTCGTGGGCTGGGAAGGCGTGGGCATGGCCAGCTACCTGCTCATCGGCTTCTGGTACGAGGACCCGGCGAAGGCGTGGGCGGGCCGCAAGGCGTTCGTCACCAACCGCATCGGTGACTTCGCGTTCCTCATCGCCACGTTCCTCATGGTCCTCACCGTGGGCGCCTTCACCCGCCAGGCGGATGAGCGCGACTTCACGTCGGTGGGCACCAGCAGCGAGCGCTACGCGTCCGCGCTCTCCGACAAGGGCCCCGTCACCTTCCTGGGCCTGCAGAAGATGGCGGAGGCGCTGCCCGACGGCGGCCCGGGCCAGGTGAACCTGTCCACCGTCATCAACGCCGGCCCGCTGGAGGGCTACACGTTCGGCGGCGTGATGACGGCCGCGCTGCTGCTGTTCCTCCTGGGCGCGGCGGGCAAGAGCGCGCAGCTGCCTCTGTACGTCTGGCTGCCGGACGCGATGGCCGGCCCGACGCCGGTCTCCGCCCTCATCCATGCCGCGACGATGGTCACCGCGGGTGTCTACCTGTTCAGCCGCATGTCCGCGCTGCTGGTGCTCAGCCCCACGGCCATGGCCACGGTGGCCATCATCGGCGCGCTGACCTCGCTGCTCGCGGCGCTCATCGCCTTCGCGCAGGACGACATCAAGAAGGTGCTGGCCTACTCCACCGTGTCCCAGCTGGGCATCATGTTCATGGGCGTGGGCATGGGCATCTTCTGGGCGGCGGTGCTCCACCTGGTGACGCACGCGTTCTTCAAGGCGTGCCTCTTCCTCGGCGCTGGCAGCGTGATGCACGGCAACGGGGATGAGACGGACATCAAGAAGCTGGGCGGCCTGCGCCGCGAGATGAAGTGGACCTGGGGCACGTTCTTCGTCGCCACCCTGGCCATCACCGGCATCGTCCCGCTGTCCGGATTCTTCTCCAAGGACGCCATCTTCCACGGCGTGCACCACAACCACCTGGCGGGCCTGCCCTGGGTGTCCAGCGTCGTCTACTACCTGGGCCTGCTCATCGCCGCCTGCACCGCGTTCTACATGACGCGCGTGTACCTGCTGACCTTCGAGGGGCCCCGCTCCAAGGAGGCCCGCGTGGCCCACGCGCACGAGAGCGCGTGGCAGATGACGCTGCCCCTGGTGGTCCTGGCCATCCTCAGCGTGGTGTCCTCCATCTACGCGTGGCCGCTGTTGAAGGCCTCCAGCGATGGCCGGCCGCAGCCGGTGTTCGAGAACTTCCTGAGCCCGGTCTTCTCCGCGATGAACCGCGTGGTGGCCACGGGCAAGACGGTGGAGCTGGACACCAGCGTTCCGGCGATGGGCGACTACGTCTTCGCGTGGCTGGTGGCGGTCTCCGGCGGCGCGCTGGCGGGCTTCCTGTACCTGAAGTTCTTCCCGTCTCGCGCGGGCCAGCCCGTCCCGGCCTTCGCCCGGGCGGTGCGCCGCGCGGCGCAGAACAAGTTCTACGTGGATGAGCTGTACGAGCTCGTCATCATCCGGCCCGTGAAGTTCACGGCCTTCATCCTCTTCCGTGTGGTGGACGCGCTCCTCATCGACACCGTGGCGGTTCGCGGCACGGCGTGGGTGACGGCGCGAGTGGGCAGCGCGCTGCGCTACGTCCAGTCGGGCGACGCGCAGGCCTACGCCGCAGTGATGGCCCTCGCCCTTGTGGGCGGCGTGGCTTACGCCCTCATCCAGGTGCTGCAATGA